One window of Bacillus alkalicellulosilyticus genomic DNA carries:
- the yidC gene encoding membrane protein insertase YidC yields MFTYKKIALPMILLTIVLLVSGCGGSAEPITADTTGIWNHYFIFPLSWVLTSVANIFDGNYGLSIVLVTIMIRLALFPLTLKQTRSSKAMMALKPDMDAIKQKYSGKSKEEQQKMQLELVEVYKKHGINPVAGCLPLFIQMPILLAFYYAIMRTEEIAAHTFLWFDLGQTDPLFLLPIIAATTTYFQAKLSMKQGTEQFKLLIYIMPGMILVAALAMPSALALYWVVGNLFMIVQTYFLFIRNSEPIDVKA; encoded by the coding sequence ATGTTCACTTATAAAAAAATAGCTTTGCCAATGATACTCTTAACTATTGTTCTTTTAGTAAGTGGGTGCGGCGGCTCTGCTGAACCTATTACGGCGGATACAACTGGGATTTGGAATCACTATTTCATCTTTCCTTTATCTTGGGTGTTAACGTCTGTCGCAAATATCTTTGATGGAAATTATGGATTATCGATTGTTCTTGTAACTATTATGATTCGACTTGCGCTTTTTCCTTTAACGTTAAAACAAACACGTAGCAGTAAAGCGATGATGGCTTTGAAGCCAGATATGGATGCAATTAAACAGAAATATAGTGGGAAATCGAAAGAAGAACAGCAAAAAATGCAGTTAGAGTTAGTAGAGGTATATAAGAAGCATGGAATTAATCCAGTGGCTGGATGCTTGCCTTTATTTATTCAGATGCCCATTTTACTTGCTTTCTATTACGCCATTATGAGAACAGAGGAAATTGCAGCTCACACATTCTTGTGGTTTGATTTAGGACAAACGGACCCATTGTTTTTACTACCGATTATTGCTGCTACGACAACTTATTTTCAGGCCAAATTATCAATGAAGCAAGGGACGGAACAATTTAAATTATTAATTTATATTATGCCTGGGATGATTTTAGTTGCTGCACTTGCCATGCCTTCAGCTCTTGCTTTGTATTGGGTGGTTGGGAACTTATTTATGATTGTCCAAACGTATTTCCTATTTATAAGAAACAGTGAACCGATAGATGTAAAAGCTTAA
- a CDS encoding coproporphyrinogen III oxidase yields MIIAITGLNDKHKLNIENLSALYFEEVTVDFTPKGEDITVHFTIEEADESVHVSALLEDKIKEYSSSFTLEFEQSEERFKTVKKAVNHVYVKLLTEKTGLQQPWGTLTGIRPTKLMHQLLRSGMTVDEVRTRLKTIYLMSDEKIYLLERIVERQLAVVPDLYQLDKEVSIYIGIPFCPTKCAYCTFPAYAINGRDGSVVAFLDGLHYEITETGKWLKEHGIKVTTVYFGGGTPTSISAEQMDHLYEKMYQSFPNMENIRELTVEAGRPDTITPEKIEVLKKWKVGRISINPQSFENETLQAIGRHHSVEETIEKYKLSRALGLENINMDLIIGLPGEGVPEMQHTLDETEKLLPESLTVHTLSFKRASTMTKNKEKYKVADRNEISEMMKLTYEWTNNHGYEPYYLYRQKNILGNLENVGYAMPSKESIYNIMIMEECQTIIGLGCGAASKLVQPATGKITRFANPKDPHSYNERFKHYTHEKLLKLNELFHLQ; encoded by the coding sequence ATGATAATAGCGATTACTGGATTAAATGATAAACATAAATTAAATATAGAAAATCTCTCGGCTTTATACTTTGAAGAGGTAACAGTGGATTTTACTCCAAAAGGAGAAGATATAACAGTTCATTTTACGATTGAGGAAGCTGATGAGTCAGTGCATGTATCGGCTTTGCTTGAAGACAAGATTAAGGAATACTCTTCTTCATTCACACTTGAATTTGAACAAAGTGAAGAAAGATTTAAGACGGTAAAAAAAGCAGTAAACCATGTTTATGTAAAACTTCTTACAGAAAAAACGGGTCTTCAACAACCATGGGGGACATTAACAGGAATTCGCCCAACCAAGCTAATGCATCAACTGCTTCGCTCTGGAATGACAGTGGATGAAGTAAGAACTCGTTTAAAGACCATTTATTTAATGTCTGATGAAAAGATCTATTTACTAGAGAGAATTGTAGAACGTCAATTAGCCGTTGTCCCAGATTTATACCAGTTAGATAAAGAGGTCAGCATTTATATCGGTATCCCATTTTGCCCAACAAAATGTGCATATTGTACGTTCCCGGCTTATGCAATCAACGGGAGAGATGGGTCAGTGGTTGCATTTTTAGATGGTCTCCACTATGAAATAACAGAAACAGGAAAGTGGCTGAAGGAACACGGAATAAAGGTGACAACCGTTTACTTCGGAGGAGGAACACCGACTAGCATTTCAGCAGAACAAATGGATCATTTATATGAAAAAATGTATCAATCATTCCCCAACATGGAAAATATCCGTGAGTTAACAGTTGAAGCGGGAAGACCAGATACGATTACACCTGAGAAGATTGAAGTATTAAAAAAATGGAAGGTTGGTCGTATTAGCATTAATCCTCAATCGTTTGAAAATGAAACATTACAAGCCATTGGACGGCATCATTCTGTTGAGGAAACGATCGAAAAGTATAAACTATCAAGAGCGTTAGGGTTAGAGAACATCAATATGGATTTAATTATCGGATTACCAGGTGAGGGAGTACCAGAGATGCAACATACGTTAGATGAAACGGAAAAACTTCTTCCTGAATCGCTAACTGTTCATACATTATCTTTCAAACGGGCATCCACGATGACCAAAAACAAAGAAAAGTATAAAGTTGCAGACCGAAATGAAATTTCTGAAATGATGAAATTAACGTATGAGTGGACCAATAACCATGGATACGAACCCTACTACCTGTACCGCCAAAAAAACATTCTTGGGAATCTCGAGAATGTTGGATATGCGATGCCTTCAAAAGAAAGCATTTATAATATTATGATTATGGAAGAGTGCCAAACGATCATTGGATTAGGTTGTGGTGCTGCAAGTAAGCTTGTCCAACCAGCAACTGGGAAAATTACAAGGTTTGCAAACCCGAAAGACCCTCATTCCTACAATGAGAGATTTAAACATTATACTCATGAGAAGTTATTAAAGCTAAATGAATTATTCCATCTACAGTAG
- a CDS encoding ATP-binding protein, with the protein MNIVSIHIYGFGKFINHEMSLSPHLQVIYGKNEAGKSTIMAFIRAILFGFPTKQRQRNRYEPKQSSTYGGKVTLLTKQNGCVVIERVKGRANGEVSVYYEDGTTAGEEQLNLILSGVDRSIFCGVFTFNLFDLQGLEQLDEKELATFLHGVSIGGQLSVSEVEKSIQKRQSDLFKPQGKNPMINKTIETLEKLSTELHRKEALLDQYHQLVEQKMKEEKKLESVTTSKREKQQKIRELEKLAVIAPIYTEIQQVTENIRNYPKNETFPRDGLTRLEQLLLRRQGLVENQIELEEKLEQVNVKLASSPVDERVLVLQEDIHQFEQNVYSSEKIDVDIATRKNEITMEQENIRHQMEVLGSRWTLEDVMNCNTSIEAKGSLKSLQATERRLIERQYQLEKETEQRAIVLAEKEQAIERIKAEISFFEDENQTKKNQKSKEQNVGQGLYVAVVSLFIGFALFSFFQEQLSLSVVALLIGVIVLVLGFLNKSFGAKSEKNVEFLEENRSYIELKAKLNYMQLEFDTDTKGYERLCNRLEDIEKDLVTLRTEVKGWCEQFGYPLYTNVEPLETSISIVIEVKKCKLKIDRLVPELREIEEKLMKLLDKKEWIEQQMGLGSGTLSQTVVRCKNMIENESEKKKNLQVLTTLQEELEKEKAITDSKLTMIEEELNQLYQLAGVTNEETFRKLGLEMAEREQLHIENKRLTAQLASIQPVESERNRLISMLVHSQNSITINELESEIEEIERQEKEVREAVIRSKQDIESLESGTSYSRLLQELELEKSKLQSEARKWATFKAAETIIQQTKAVYETEKQPEVMKKTTELFADLTDGKYLRVFAPVNQQQLIVERHDGIRFTPEELSRGTSELLYVAIRLALAESYNIQESFPVIMDDILVNFDDERRERLVQKMLEISKERQVLLFTCHLSVRDYFENDRVLNLQ; encoded by the coding sequence TTGAACATCGTCTCTATCCACATATATGGGTTTGGGAAATTTATAAATCATGAGATGTCGTTATCTCCTCATTTGCAAGTGATTTACGGAAAAAATGAAGCTGGAAAGTCTACAATTATGGCTTTTATAAGAGCCATCTTGTTTGGATTTCCGACAAAGCAACGCCAAAGAAATCGTTATGAACCAAAACAAAGTTCTACTTATGGAGGAAAGGTGACTCTTCTAACGAAACAGAACGGCTGTGTAGTCATTGAGAGAGTAAAAGGAAGAGCGAATGGTGAAGTGTCCGTCTACTATGAAGATGGGACTACCGCGGGTGAGGAACAGCTCAATCTGATTTTATCAGGTGTCGACCGTTCAATTTTCTGTGGTGTGTTTACGTTTAACCTTTTTGATTTACAAGGATTAGAACAACTTGATGAAAAAGAACTAGCAACTTTCCTTCACGGAGTAAGTATTGGTGGACAATTGTCTGTTTCTGAAGTAGAGAAAAGCATTCAAAAAAGACAAAGCGACCTTTTTAAACCACAAGGTAAAAATCCAATGATAAATAAAACGATAGAAACTCTTGAAAAACTTTCGACAGAACTACATAGAAAAGAAGCGTTACTTGACCAATATCATCAGCTTGTAGAACAAAAAATGAAAGAAGAGAAAAAACTTGAGAGCGTGACAACTTCTAAGAGAGAGAAGCAACAAAAGATAAGAGAGCTTGAAAAGTTGGCTGTTATCGCACCAATCTATACAGAAATACAACAAGTTACTGAAAATATAAGGAACTATCCGAAAAACGAAACTTTCCCAAGAGATGGACTTACTAGATTAGAACAACTCCTGTTAAGACGACAAGGGCTGGTCGAGAATCAAATTGAACTGGAAGAAAAGCTAGAACAAGTAAATGTGAAATTAGCATCCTCTCCTGTCGATGAAAGAGTGTTAGTTTTGCAAGAGGACATTCATCAATTTGAACAAAATGTGTATTCTTCTGAAAAGATAGATGTAGATATCGCCACGCGTAAAAATGAGATTACTATGGAACAAGAAAACATACGCCACCAAATGGAAGTGCTAGGAAGTCGGTGGACGCTTGAAGATGTCATGAACTGTAATACAAGTATAGAGGCTAAGGGAAGTCTGAAATCACTTCAAGCGACTGAACGTAGGTTGATTGAAAGACAGTACCAACTTGAAAAGGAAACTGAACAAAGAGCAATAGTCCTAGCTGAAAAGGAGCAAGCCATTGAAAGAATAAAGGCTGAAATATCCTTCTTTGAAGATGAAAATCAAACTAAAAAAAATCAAAAATCAAAAGAACAGAATGTTGGACAGGGATTGTATGTTGCGGTGGTTAGTTTGTTTATCGGGTTTGCACTGTTTTCTTTTTTTCAAGAACAACTCTCTTTATCAGTGGTGGCATTACTTATCGGTGTCATTGTCCTGGTACTTGGTTTTTTAAATAAAAGCTTTGGAGCAAAATCCGAAAAAAATGTAGAGTTTCTTGAAGAGAACCGTAGTTATATTGAATTAAAAGCGAAATTGAATTATATGCAACTTGAATTTGATACAGATACGAAAGGATACGAAAGACTATGCAATAGATTGGAAGACATCGAAAAGGACTTAGTTACTCTCCGTACAGAAGTAAAAGGTTGGTGTGAGCAATTCGGATATCCACTCTATACCAATGTAGAACCACTGGAAACGTCGATTTCAATCGTAATAGAAGTGAAGAAATGTAAATTGAAAATAGATAGACTTGTTCCTGAATTGCGTGAAATTGAAGAAAAGCTTATGAAACTCCTTGATAAAAAAGAGTGGATCGAACAGCAAATGGGATTAGGGTCAGGAACATTATCTCAAACGGTAGTTCGATGTAAAAACATGATAGAGAATGAAAGTGAAAAAAAGAAAAACCTGCAAGTGCTTACGACATTACAAGAAGAACTTGAAAAGGAAAAAGCGATAACCGATTCAAAGCTTACCATGATAGAAGAAGAGCTTAACCAGTTATATCAACTTGCTGGCGTCACTAATGAAGAGACCTTTCGTAAATTAGGGTTAGAAATGGCTGAAAGAGAACAGCTTCATATTGAAAATAAGAGGCTTACAGCTCAATTAGCATCAATCCAACCCGTAGAAAGCGAAAGAAATAGACTAATTTCAATGCTTGTTCACTCTCAAAATAGTATTACTATTAATGAGCTCGAAAGCGAGATTGAAGAAATCGAAAGACAAGAAAAAGAAGTAAGAGAAGCAGTCATTCGTTCAAAACAGGACATTGAAAGTTTAGAAAGTGGCACAAGCTATTCTCGACTTCTACAAGAACTTGAATTAGAAAAAAGTAAGCTGCAAAGTGAGGCCAGGAAATGGGCAACTTTTAAAGCTGCTGAAACTATCATACAACAAACAAAAGCGGTGTATGAAACTGAAAAACAACCGGAAGTGATGAAGAAGACAACGGAACTCTTTGCTGATTTGACAGACGGGAAATATCTCCGTGTTTTTGCGCCTGTTAATCAACAACAATTAATCGTTGAAAGGCATGATGGGATTAGGTTTACACCAGAGGAATTGAGTAGAGGAACAAGTGAATTATTATACGTTGCGATAAGGTTAGCGCTAGCAGAGTCTTATAACATTCAAGAATCATTTCCTGTTATTATGGATGATATCCTTGTGAACTTTGATGATGAAAGAAGAGAGAGACTCGTGCAGAAGATGCTTGAAATTTCTAAAGAGAGACAGGTGCTTTTGTTTACTTGTCATCTTTCTGTTCGCGACTATTTTGAAAATGATAGAGTATTAAATCTTCAGTGA
- a CDS encoding metallophosphoesterase family protein gives MAAIRFIHTADLHLDSPFKGMSHLPSTLLERIQESTFTSFQSIVTKAIAEQVDFLLVCGDVFDEKTRSLRAQSFFKKQCQRLYEHKIAVFVIHGNHDHLSGQWVSLDWPDNVYFFGGEVSCQRYITQNNVVVHLYGFSYKQREVEENMTSYYRKTAEADFHIGLLHGQAEGMGGHHNYAPFTIAELEAIDFDYWALGHIHQRQSLNSTIIYPGNIQGRHRNEQGEKGCLLVEMNEHDHRQLFISTADIIWEELYVEITGLDSEQQLIDVLELKKDEHRKDVGVMMHIVFIGHGPLHMFLSEQSNIEEVLSILNEDENPEVNFVWFCSHDQKTTGNWNRETLKETHDFLGELLKVSETIQTGSGEALFKELVEHRKAKKYMTKWSNDEMKQIIKDAETYVVEELVKRWQD, from the coding sequence GTGGCTGCTATTCGCTTTATTCATACTGCAGATTTACATTTAGATAGTCCTTTCAAAGGAATGTCACATTTACCTTCAACGTTACTTGAACGAATTCAGGAGAGTACATTTACATCCTTTCAGTCGATAGTAACTAAGGCGATTGCAGAACAGGTTGACTTCCTTTTAGTTTGTGGTGATGTATTTGATGAAAAAACTCGTAGTTTACGTGCACAGTCCTTTTTTAAAAAGCAATGTCAACGTCTATACGAACATAAAATTGCCGTGTTTGTTATTCATGGTAACCATGATCATTTGTCTGGTCAGTGGGTCTCGTTAGATTGGCCTGATAATGTTTACTTTTTTGGTGGTGAAGTATCCTGTCAGCGATATATCACACAGAATAATGTAGTTGTCCATCTTTATGGTTTTAGCTATAAGCAAAGAGAAGTAGAAGAAAATATGACTTCCTATTATCGGAAAACTGCTGAAGCTGATTTTCATATCGGCTTGTTACATGGTCAAGCAGAGGGGATGGGAGGGCACCATAATTATGCGCCTTTTACGATTGCTGAGTTAGAAGCGATTGACTTTGATTACTGGGCGTTAGGGCATATCCATCAAAGGCAGTCTTTAAATTCGACAATTATTTACCCGGGAAATATTCAAGGAAGACATCGTAATGAGCAAGGTGAAAAAGGCTGTTTACTAGTTGAAATGAACGAACATGACCATCGACAACTCTTCATCTCGACAGCCGATATCATTTGGGAGGAACTTTATGTTGAGATTACTGGACTAGATTCTGAACAACAGTTAATTGATGTTCTTGAACTAAAAAAAGATGAGCATAGGAAAGATGTTGGTGTTATGATGCACATTGTCTTTATCGGGCATGGACCCTTACATATGTTTTTATCGGAGCAGTCCAACATAGAGGAAGTTCTATCGATTCTTAATGAAGATGAAAATCCTGAAGTGAATTTTGTCTGGTTTTGCTCACATGACCAAAAGACAACCGGGAATTGGAATAGAGAAACGCTAAAAGAGACCCACGATTTTTTAGGTGAACTTCTTAAGGTAAGTGAAACCATTCAAACTGGAAGCGGGGAAGCGCTATTTAAAGAGTTAGTGGAACATCGGAAAGCGAAAAAATATATGACTAAATGGTCTAATGATGAAATGAAGCAAATTATAAAAGATGCGGAGACCTACGTCGTTGAGGAATTAGTAAAGAGGTGGCAGGATTGA
- a CDS encoding sporulation YhaL family protein → MEKVLQKKGLVLGVLALLVLIYMARGVTMPVLLGAGPLWVYIAVLGIIYSGFMMVKYTLEDKDIDKEFIEKEGEIYMERIETERQRKKAN, encoded by the coding sequence ATGGAAAAGGTACTACAAAAGAAAGGGTTAGTTTTAGGCGTTCTGGCACTATTGGTACTGATATATATGGCAAGGGGCGTAACGATGCCAGTATTATTAGGGGCAGGTCCTCTATGGGTATACATTGCAGTGCTTGGTATCATTTATAGTGGGTTTATGATGGTAAAATACACGCTAGAAGACAAAGATATCGATAAAGAATTCATTGAAAAAGAGGGAGAAATCTATATGGAACGTATTGAAACGGAAAGACAACGCAAAAAAGCAAACTGA
- a CDS encoding response regulator transcription factor, translating to MSEYVVHLVEDEENLVEVIKAYLEKEGWTVKTFTDGLKAQEAIQEKPHLWILDIMLPGIDGYQLLKGIKEHADTPVIFISARDQDLDRVLGLEMGSDDYLAKPFLPQELVIRAKKLLGRVYGSGQQEQRKIELNDYSIDPIGRTVIDKKSDTQEAVDLTTKEMDLILLLTGDIGKAFSRERIIEHVWGENYYGSERAVDDVVRRVRKKMPRIHLETLYGYGYRVLIS from the coding sequence ATGAGTGAATATGTAGTTCATTTAGTAGAAGATGAAGAAAACCTCGTTGAAGTTATTAAGGCTTATTTAGAAAAAGAAGGTTGGACCGTTAAAACATTTACAGATGGATTAAAGGCACAGGAAGCAATACAAGAAAAACCCCATTTGTGGATTTTAGATATTATGCTTCCGGGGATAGATGGCTATCAATTATTAAAAGGAATTAAAGAGCATGCGGATACACCTGTAATTTTTATTTCAGCACGAGACCAAGACTTAGATCGTGTTCTTGGCTTGGAGATGGGGAGCGATGATTATTTAGCTAAGCCATTTCTTCCTCAAGAATTAGTGATAAGAGCGAAAAAGTTACTTGGACGAGTGTATGGATCAGGGCAACAGGAGCAACGAAAGATTGAGCTAAACGACTATAGTATTGACCCAATTGGGAGAACTGTCATTGATAAAAAATCAGATACCCAAGAAGCGGTTGATTTAACAACTAAGGAAATGGACTTAATTTTACTTCTAACAGGAGATATTGGTAAAGCTTTTTCGAGAGAGCGAATTATTGAACATGTTTGGGGCGAAAACTACTATGGATCTGAGCGGGCAGTCGATGATGTTGTTCGACGTGTGCGTAAGAAGATGCCAAGAATTCATCTAGAAACTTTATATGGTTATGGGTATAGGGTCTTAATTTCATGA
- a CDS encoding YozQ family protein, translated as MKRNEKLSQTDADQVATNSYEPSNYNSSNDIDQGLAMTHEQVSDAYVEGTIDGEIDEYRGKDIDLSRGGFEEKNTLEDK; from the coding sequence GTGAAACGCAATGAAAAGCTATCTCAGACTGATGCAGATCAAGTCGCAACAAATTCGTATGAACCTTCCAATTACAATAGCTCTAACGATATTGACCAAGGATTGGCAATGACACATGAGCAAGTTAGTGATGCCTATGTGGAAGGTACAATTGATGGTGAAATTGACGAGTATCGTGGTAAAGATATCGATTTGTCACGCGGAGGATTTGAAGAAAAGAATACATTAGAAGATAAGTAA
- the yhaM gene encoding 3'-5' exoribonuclease YhaM, whose product MSKGIAHYHVGASLESYLLIKSVTKGMASNGKPFLTLMLCDHTGEIEAKLWACSPEDEATFVHQTIVHVGGEVTAYRGRHQLKISNIRPTSALDNVKVADFIKSAPISQEDMLSKVTQYIFEMNNPKIQRITRHLLKKHQQAFIEMPAATKNHHEFVSGLAYHVVSMLDLARAIAALYPSLDTDLLYAGVILHDLGKVKELSGPLDTAYTIEGKLLGHITIMVNEIAEAAKELEIEGEEVLILQHMVLSHHGKGEWGSPKPPLVKEAEILHMIDNIDAKMNMMDRSLERVQPGEFTERVMALENRSLYKPSFHEAPLSLPKG is encoded by the coding sequence ATGTCGAAGGGAATCGCACATTACCATGTTGGAGCATCACTTGAGAGTTATTTATTAATTAAATCTGTCACTAAAGGTATGGCTAGCAACGGTAAACCATTTCTAACGTTAATGTTATGTGACCATACGGGAGAGATTGAAGCAAAATTATGGGCATGTTCTCCTGAGGATGAAGCAACATTCGTTCATCAAACGATCGTTCATGTTGGCGGAGAAGTAACTGCGTACCGCGGTAGACATCAGCTAAAGATTTCCAACATTCGTCCGACTTCTGCTTTAGACAATGTCAAAGTAGCGGACTTTATTAAATCTGCACCGATATCACAAGAAGATATGTTAAGCAAAGTCACTCAATATATATTTGAAATGAATAATCCAAAAATCCAAAGAATTACAAGACATTTGTTAAAAAAGCACCAACAAGCTTTTATTGAGATGCCAGCAGCTACGAAAAATCATCATGAGTTTGTATCGGGCTTAGCTTATCATGTCGTTAGCATGTTAGATTTAGCTCGAGCCATTGCTGCATTATATCCGAGTCTAGATACTGACTTACTTTATGCTGGTGTCATTTTACATGACTTAGGAAAAGTAAAGGAACTTTCTGGCCCTCTTGATACAGCTTATACAATCGAAGGGAAATTACTAGGACACATCACAATCATGGTCAATGAAATCGCAGAAGCGGCTAAAGAGCTTGAAATTGAAGGAGAAGAAGTTCTTATCCTACAACATATGGTGTTGAGTCATCATGGCAAAGGTGAGTGGGGGAGTCCCAAACCACCATTAGTAAAGGAAGCTGAAATTCTTCATATGATCGATAACATCGATGCAAAAATGAATATGATGGACCGTTCCCTAGAGAGAGTTCAACCTGGTGAATTTACAGAACGTGTGATGGCACTTGAAAATCGTTCTTTGTACAAGCCTTCATTTCATGAAGCGCCGTTATCATTACCAAAGGGGTAA
- a CDS encoding HAD family hydrolase yields MTYRMLALSIDGTLLRSNSRLSRQTKDAIEYVKEKGVYITLATERPFPAAKKIAKALKLDNVLITHDGGFIASDVDEPLLSRKLHEDKTFHIAEILENYKCHIRLLHEQFSIGNKVRQKNQLIARMTLGIQDPLYYPVTFVDSICEHLMENPVAPPKIQAQFFSAEEAQAASMELQKEVPSIDTIVRGERLEIVPKGISKARGVQVVANHLGISLEQVVAIGAGVNDIDMITQAGLGVAMGNSPEELKASADWITRSNDMHGVAYMVKEVFRKQLKVNI; encoded by the coding sequence GTGACATATCGTATGCTGGCATTATCTATTGATGGAACCCTACTTCGCTCTAATTCCCGATTGAGTAGGCAGACTAAAGATGCAATTGAATATGTGAAGGAAAAAGGCGTCTACATTACATTAGCAACGGAGAGGCCATTTCCTGCTGCAAAAAAAATTGCTAAGGCACTGAAACTTGATAACGTTCTTATTACTCACGATGGTGGTTTTATCGCATCAGATGTTGACGAACCGCTCTTATCTAGAAAACTCCACGAAGACAAAACATTTCACATTGCTGAGATTCTTGAGAATTATAAGTGTCATATTCGGTTGTTGCATGAACAGTTTTCGATTGGAAACAAGGTTAGGCAGAAAAATCAATTGATTGCTCGAATGACACTCGGTATTCAAGACCCATTGTATTATCCAGTGACGTTTGTTGATTCAATTTGTGAACACTTGATGGAAAACCCTGTAGCACCACCAAAGATACAAGCTCAATTTTTTAGTGCAGAAGAGGCTCAAGCAGCATCTATGGAGCTTCAAAAAGAAGTTCCAAGCATTGATACGATAGTAAGAGGAGAGCGCTTGGAAATCGTTCCGAAAGGAATATCAAAAGCGCGGGGCGTACAAGTGGTTGCAAATCATTTAGGAATTTCGTTAGAGCAAGTTGTAGCTATAGGAGCAGGTGTTAATGATATCGATATGATCACCCAGGCTGGTCTTGGGGTGGCAATGGGTAATTCACCGGAAGAGCTAAAAGCTTCCGCGGATTGGATTACAAGGTCAAATGATATGCACGGTGTTGCTTATATGGTGAAAGAAGTCTTTCGAAAACAATTAAAAGTAAATATATAG
- a CDS encoding sensor histidine kinase, protein MIRVNLTQRIWLSFISLIVLVGLSIIIIYPISIKGTLTEETYRIIELEQARLNPYHNIEPPQSELDFIEQREAVRSVGHVFIINYYGSVLGGDRIPQEVLREMGVNALQQESTSRRYELTYGGATLFYIISKMKTADGEDVFAISYMWDTYRDQMVNKLWERLMYILLLTSALSLLPAIYLKHYLKQPLIILGNHFEQIAKRNWQEPFKWEGDEDFQKLSDQFEQMRQNLMRYDRAQKTFIQHASHELKTPIMVIKSYAQATKDSILPKENLEKTMDVIIQESHRMERRVKDMIYYTKLDSLKDEKPNHEAIVFGEIAFQIEERFRMQREDISFIIEGADVEFQGDYEQLQVILENFIENGLRYALSKIWIIAEYIDQEVHISVENDGEHIPDGDLVTIFAPFHKGNKGQFGLGLAIVKRIAELHGGYPFVVNRENGVRFTVVLPQKQDKRSLRGKKERN, encoded by the coding sequence ATGATTCGAGTGAATCTTACTCAACGAATCTGGCTCTCCTTTATTTCTTTAATTGTACTTGTAGGTTTATCTATTATAATCATCTACCCAATTTCCATAAAGGGTACGTTAACAGAGGAAACCTATCGTATTATTGAATTGGAGCAAGCGCGGTTAAATCCCTATCATAATATTGAACCACCACAATCAGAGCTCGATTTCATCGAACAAAGGGAAGCCGTTCGTTCAGTAGGGCATGTTTTTATTATTAACTATTATGGTTCGGTGTTAGGAGGCGACCGCATTCCTCAGGAAGTGTTACGAGAAATGGGTGTAAATGCACTTCAACAAGAAAGCACGAGTCGAAGGTATGAGCTAACGTACGGAGGAGCGACGTTATTTTATATCATTTCTAAAATGAAAACCGCTGATGGTGAGGATGTGTTTGCGATTTCTTATATGTGGGACACATATCGCGATCAAATGGTGAACAAGCTATGGGAACGTCTGATGTACATTCTCTTGCTCACAAGTGCATTAAGCTTACTTCCTGCCATTTATTTAAAGCACTATTTAAAGCAGCCTTTAATTATTTTAGGGAATCACTTTGAACAAATCGCCAAACGAAATTGGCAAGAACCGTTTAAGTGGGAGGGTGATGAAGACTTCCAAAAGCTGTCGGATCAATTTGAGCAGATGCGTCAAAATTTAATGAGATATGACCGGGCCCAGAAGACATTTATTCAGCATGCTTCTCATGAATTAAAAACACCTATTATGGTAATCAAAAGCTATGCTCAAGCAACAAAGGATTCGATCCTACCAAAAGAAAATCTAGAAAAGACAATGGATGTTATAATTCAGGAGTCGCACCGAATGGAACGACGAGTCAAGGATATGATTTATTATACAAAGCTCGATTCACTAAAGGATGAAAAACCTAATCATGAAGCGATTGTTTTTGGGGAAATTGCTTTTCAAATTGAAGAACGGTTTCGAATGCAACGGGAGGATATTTCCTTTATCATTGAAGGGGCCGATGTTGAGTTCCAAGGAGATTACGAGCAGCTCCAAGTGATTCTAGAAAATTTCATTGAAAATGGACTACGATATGCTTTGAGTAAAATTTGGATTATAGCTGAGTATATTGACCAAGAAGTTCATATCTCAGTTGAAAACGACGGAGAACATATTCCTGACGGAGACCTTGTTACTATTTTTGCACCATTTCATAAAGGAAATAAAGGTCAATTCGGGCTTGGGTTAGCGATTGTAAAAAGAATAGCTGAACTACATGGAGGGTATCCTTTTGTGGTGAATCGTGAAAATGGAGTTCGATTTACAGTTGTTCTTCCACAAAAACAAGATAAAAGAAGTCTAAGAGGCAAGAAAGAAAGGAACTGA